The DNA window TAGAGATTAGAATGATTTCAACTAAAGGATGATCCCAATATCCATTGAGAGAATTCTGAAACAGTGAACCTTCTCCGCTGTCTGTGGGAACAATGATACTCAGCATAAGGAGATCATTCTTTAATCAAAAAAATCTGAATTAAAGACTGGGAATCACTAGTATTTTCTTTAACGGAACTTGGTAGATCTCTATCAGAAATGAATGTTCGGATTCTTTTTTCATCAATCGACTCTTTATTTAAAACTTGTCTCACTTCATCAAAACGACGTTTCACAAGGCGAACTTGATAAGCTAAATCACCCGTTGTATGCGATTTTCCTACGAGTATTACTTTATATGGCTCCTCTGATTTTAAAATCTCGCGAGCTAAAGTGGTCAACTTAGTTTTAGACTCTTCTGTAATCTGATAATCATCAGGGATGAAGTATACCATTTGTAGGGGAGATGTTTGACCTTCAGCTTTCCAGTGTGCTAATTTGGAATTCGAAACATCCGCTAATGGTTCATTTTTTAAAAATTCAAATACCACCGATTGGGGACAATAGACTTTGATTTCGGTCGAAGAGTTAAAAGAAAGCAAAAAACCCAAAGCTGTAAAAACAATATCCCAAGGTTTTGCATAAGATTTAGATTCCAATACAAATAGATTCGTCTGGTTTAAATTACTTTTAGAATTCGTATCCAAACCATGTGAATAAATAGGTAATAAAAACAATACACGATAAGTACGTTCTTCCGACCTTATCTCACAACCACTCTGCAAGCTGACAGGAAGATGACGTTTCGATTCTAATGGGATTCCAAGAGAAGTGCAGGAAACAAAAAAAGAACCTGCGAAGGAAAAAGCAAAAATTAACTTTTTTAAATTCTGATTTCTAAATACCATAATGATTCAGAAGGAATCATTATGGCTCCAAGAAGGAAACTGTTTTTCGTGATCATTCCTTACTAATTCCAAATTTCGGTAAAAAATACCCAATATGTCTTCCACCAGTAGGATTCGGTTGATTAGGTCCTGGTGATGGAAGTGTCCAGGAGTCCAAATACTCACCGTTTGTTGCGATAAAATCAGCGTTTAGATGGTAGGTTTGAAAATCATTTTCTTTGTGATCAAATTTGATAAAGTCAATCGGTGAAAACTTTGCAGAAGTTAAGCCAGATTCGGTCTGGTATACAAAGTTGTTCGTTGCATACATATCCAAAATTAAACTTTCTCTGTTCCCCTCAGGTAAATCTAAAACGATCAGACCATCTTCATTATAACGATCCATCGTATATTCATCATATAAGTATTCAAAATCCAAACGATCGGTAAAGGGTGCCGTTAATAAACCCCAAAAAGGATTAGCATTAGGGTCTGCTAGTTCTGCAGCTTTTGTTCCTGAATTTTTATGAATCCGTGGAGAATAAACAGCATGATCTTTTAAACTTAGATATCCAGTTGTTTCAGAGATAAAATAATCAATGGAATTTACTTTTTCTATGCTATTATCAAATGGGTATGCGTTTAATAAATTTCGTTTGCCATACTGCGGATCTGATTTTCCAGTTTCGGATTCATTCCACATAGTATAGGATATATATTTATTATGAGGATTTTCCAACTTAGAATCATCTAACTCACATTTAATGGCTCCAATTCTGAGTCCAATGCGATTATACTTTCCGTCTTTCCAGGCAAACGGATCAACATTACCAGATCCACTTACTCCGTAAAAAGTTTTTCCAGAATCGAATGGATAACTGACTTTCATTCGCCCACCGTTTTGGTTATCCATCCAATCTCCATCATAAACGAGAGCAGAGGCGTTGGAAATACGTTCATTTCCGGGGGGTACGGATCCTTTTTCCCATAACAAAATGGAATAAACATTCAATCTGGCTTTTTTACATCCAACCGAATGATTTAATTTTCCATCATTTAGAAAGCGAGCAGGGAGTGGATTACTACCACTTGCCTTAGAATTTTTTACTGCGGTTTGAGAGTTGGTCGAATCCACAATCCTAAAGACTATATTCTTTTGAGATAAAAGAAACAAACCAAGAAACAATTCTTCAGAAAGATCATTCTTTTTAGTTGGGCCGCAAGAGGCCGCAAGTAAAGAAAATATGGATACTAGTAAAGTGATTTTAATTTTCATATGTTTTACTCCACGCACTCAT is part of the Leptospira congkakensis genome and encodes:
- a CDS encoding OmpA family protein is translated as MVFRNQNLKKLIFAFSFAGSFFVSCTSLGIPLESKRHLPVSLQSGCEIRSEERTYRVLFLLPIYSHGLDTNSKSNLNQTNLFVLESKSYAKPWDIVFTALGFLLSFNSSTEIKVYCPQSVVFEFLKNEPLADVSNSKLAHWKAEGQTSPLQMVYFIPDDYQITEESKTKLTTLAREILKSEEPYKVILVGKSHTTGDLAYQVRLVKRRFDEVRQVLNKESIDEKRIRTFISDRDLPSSVKENTSDSQSLIQIFLIKE